CACGCACTTCTTTTTCGCCGGCTGTCAGGAAAGACATCAGCCCGAGCATGTGATACGCGGCCTTGATCAATGCGTCAACGCCCGACCCCGTGAGGCCGAGGTCCTTCAGATAATCGGCTCGGTCCGCGGGATCGAGCGCGACCAGCTCAGCTTCAAGTTTTGCGCATATAACGACGACATCGCTGTTCTCATTGGCCGCAAACTCTTTGACGCGAGCCACGTGCGGATTCGAGTCAGGATCGGCAAGCGACACCTCGTCAACGTTCGCTGCATAGATGGTCGGTTTGGTCGTTAGAAAGAACCATTTTTTGATGATCTCGCGTTCGTCGTCATCCAAATTGGCGGCGCGTGCGGGGCGGCCTTCTTCCAGGATCGGCTGTATCTTGTCGAGAATCTCAAGCTCGCGTTTCGCGTCCTTGTCTCCGGTCTTTGCGGCACGCATGGCCTTGTCGCGGCGTTTTTCAGCGGAAGCAAGGTCGGCAAGTGCCAGCTCGATCTGAATGGTCTCGATATCGCGTATCGGATCGACAGAACCCTCGACGTGGACGATGTTCTCGTCCTCAAAACACCGTACGACCTGCACGACAGCGTGGGTTTCGCGGATGTTTGCGAGAAACTGGTTGCCGAGGCCTTCGCCTTTTGACGCACCGCGGACGAGACCCGCGATGTCCAGAAATTCCACGGTCGCGGGCACGACCTTTTGCGCTCCGACGAGCTTTTCCAATACGCCGAGCCGTTCGTCCGGCACCGCGACGACACCGACATTCGGTTCAATGGTCGCGAAAGGATAATTTGCCGCCAATGCGGCCTCTTGTGCGGTTAGTGCGTTAAAAAGTGTCGATTTGCCGACGTTCGGCAATCCGACGATACCTGCCTGAAGCATAATTCTCTTGTCGCCGCAGCTTGCGCCGGGCGAAACGTTAGATTCTACCGATTAGTTCGTGACGACAAAAGCCGGGAATGTAAGGAAAGGGGAGAGGGGAGAGACAAATTTGCAGAAGCCCGCGCGTCAGCAAGGGCGATATCCGGAGTACAGAGCGACCGAAGCCCGCGCGTCAGTTAGGCCTCAACGCGATACTCGTCCAATCTCGGAAACGGAGACAGCGCCGGAACAAAGTTGCAGAAGCCCGCGCGTCAGCAAGGGCGATATCCGGAGTACAGAGCGTCCGAAGCCCGCGCGTCAGTTAGGCCTCAATGCGATACTCGTCCAATCTCGGAAACGGAGACAGCGCCGGAACAAAGTTGCAGAAGCCCGCGCGTCAGCAAGGGCGAAACTCGCAGCATAGATCATCCGGAGGCCGTCATTGCCACGGTTCGCCGGTCCGCGTTTAATCGCCCCGCTACGGCAGGTGGTTCTGACGGTTCGCTATCGCCCTTGCTCACGCGCGGGCTTCTGCAACTTCGTCTCTCCCCTCTCTCCTAAAATTAAAATACCGATAAATTGTGCTTTCAATACGATTTGAAGTAATTTATCTACTGCTGCTCTTTTATTGCTGATGATCTTATCTGCGCTTTTTATTGCCATCATTGCGATCGGCGGGCTGGCGTTAAGCTACCTTATCGAGGACGACGAGCCTCTGATGTGGCGGATCGCTGTCGGCATCATTGTCGGGTCCGGTCTGTTCGGGCTGGCGATGTTCCTGATAGCGTCCGTCGCGGGCCTCTCATCGATCACTATCGTTGCGGCGATGGTCGTGTCGATGCTGCCGGCGCTTATTTTCAGACAAGAGGAATATAAGAATAAGCTCAAACACGACTGGAACAAGGCCAAGGGAAAAATGCAGGGCTTTGGCCTTTCGCGTTTTCTCGCTTTTACCTATTACGCGGGCTTTTTTCTCCTGTTCTGGGCTTATTTCGGCCACTCGGTATATCAGACTGCGGAAGGCCTTTTTACAGGCGGTTCGCAGAATCTCGGCGATATGCCGTTCCACCTTGGGGCGATATTCAGCTTTACCGAGGGCAATAATTTCCCGCCCGAAAATCCGTCGTGGGCAGGAGCAAAATTCACATATCCGTTCATCGCGGACCTCGTATCGGCGGCCGCGGTAAAGCTCGGGTTCTCAATTTCGGCCGCGATCAACGCTCTCAATATCGCGTGGGCGTTCTCGCTGCTTGTCGTTCTGGAGCGTTTCGTTTTCCGCCTGACCGACAGCCGTGTCGCCGCACGCATCGCACCCGCACTGCTCATTTTCAGCGGCGGGCTTGGATTTTTGTGGTTCCTGCAGGACGTCAGCGAATCGGGCAAAGGGCTGACAGACATTCTGTGGCAGCTGCCGAGGGACTACACCATCGGCGACAAGTTCCGTTGGGGCAATTCGATGGTCGTGCTTTTCATCACGCAGCGCAGCCTGCTGCTCGGGATGCCGCTTACGATCATCGTGCTGCAGCAGCTATGGAAATATTTCACCGCTTCCCCTGAAGAAAATCCTCAGGAATCCAAGCTGCTCGCCCCCGCGTTGATGCCTGCGTTCATCGTTGGGCTCGTAGCGGGTTTGCTGCCGCTGATCCATCTGCACAGCTTGGTCGTGCTGTTCATCGTTACGGGTTTTCTATTCTTCATGCGTCTGGATCAATGGCGGACGTGGATCGCGTTCGGTGTCGGCGTCAGCGTTGTCGCGGTACCGATCCTGATCTGGTCGCTGACGGGCAGCGCGACCGACAGTACGAAATTCTTCGGCTGGCATTTCGGCTGGGATAAACGAAACGACGATGTTGTTTCGTTCTGGCTGAAAAATACAGGACTCACAATACCGCTTATCCTCGCGGCGATCGGATACGTTATCTTCAGGCTTACACGCAAGCCCGATGAGGACGCAAAGAAGAACACCGTCGATGAGCGTCCGCGTCTGAGGCAGCTGCTGCTCTTCTACATTCCGTTTGCCGTACTGTTCATCATTTCAAACGTCTTCAAGCTGGCCCCGTGGGAATGGGACAACATAAAGATCCTAATTTACTGGCTGGTCGGCTCGCTGCCGCTGATGGCGTATCTGTTGTCGGAGATATGGAAATACGGTGTTCCCGGCAAGACCGTGGCGACGGTCATTCTCGCAGGGCTGTGCTCAGCAGGAGCTCTGGACGTATGGCGAACGGCATCGGGCCAGGTGAAGATCCGCGTCTTTGAAACGGACGGCGTTCGCATCGCCGATCAAATTAAAGCAAAGACCGAGCCGAGAGCTCTTTTCCTTAACGCCCCGACGTACAATTCAGCCGTCGCTCTCTCCGGCAGGCGTTCGCTGATGCGTTACAGCGGCCATTTGAGTTCGCACGGCATCAATCATTTCGAGCGAGAGAATGAGGTTCGCCAGATCTATCAGGGCGGCGGAACTGCTGACATTCTGCTGCGCAAACACAATATCGAATACGTGATGGTCGGCCCCGAAGAACGGGAGCTGAGGCCGAACGAGGAGTTCTTCAAGAAATTTCCCGTCATTGCCGAGAGCGGCCAATATCGGGTCTATAAAGTAAATTAAGAGTTACTGATGGCAAAAAAGAAGAAGACACAGAAGGCGCAGCCGCAACAGCAACAAAAGGCGACAGCGGTTGAGAAGAGTTCGGGCGGTGCGGCACTGGCACTGCCCTCGTTCAAGATAGACGACAAAACGTGGATGATCTCGGCGGTCGTCATTACGGCCATTTCGGCGTTGCTGCGTTTCGTGATGCTGGCCATCAAGCCGCTGCATCACGACGAGGGCGTCAACGGATTTTTCCTTACCAATCTTGTCCGCGACGGAGCATATCGCTACGATCCGTCAAATTATCACGGGCCGACGCTCTATTATCTCTCGCTTCCGTTCGTCAAACTCTTTGGGCTTGAAACGGTGCCCATCCGTGTCAGCGTCGCGATATTCGGCGTGTTGTGCGTAGTTCTGGTGTTTTATTTGCGGCGGTATCTGGGCGACCTCGGTACACTTTTCGCGGCGCTTTTCATGGCACTTTCGCCGGGGCTTGTTTACATCTCGCGATACTTCATTCACGAGATATTTTTCATCTTTCTCGCGATGGGCATCGCTGTCGCGATAGTGCTTTACATCGAGGGCAAAAAGGCGGGTCCCGGAGCCGTCGCGTGGATGGCGTTGATTTTGTTCACGTGTTTCGTGCCGTCGGCGATGGCAGTCTCGTCTTACATCGACAAAGACAACACCGGATTGCTTTGGGCGGTTCGCATCGGCCTTCTGGTCGTCAACGCTCTGCTTTCCTATTTCATCGTCCGATCGCTGCTGAACTGGGACGAAGGCAGGCCGATGTATCTCATCTTGGCATCGGCGTGTGTATCGCTGATGTTCGCGACGAAAGAGACGGCGTTCATCACGCTCGGCACGATGGCCATCGCCTGCGTCAGCGTATACATTTGGCGGCTCATTCGTTTCAGCAAGGCGTTTGAAACCAACATAACCACAATTATTATCGTCGGCTGCGCGATATTGGCTGCGGGCGGCGTTTACTACTCGTCCTACATTTCTGACGCTCTGAAATGGATGGGTGATGTTTTCATGCCGGCGGATGTCAGCAAGCAGGACAACTTCTCTTATTTCACCATCCTGTTCCTGATCTTTGCGTCGATAGCGGCGTGGGCAATGTTCCTGAATGAAAGCCGCAAAACGAATCACACCGAACTGACAGAGCCGGCGGACATGACGCTCGGCGGTTTTCGAAGTGCCCTCGGCAGCGGTACCACCATGTATCTGGCGTTGATCGCCGCGGCGGTGTTGTTCGCGTATATTTGGATTTTGTTCTTCTCGTCGTTCTTTACGTTCGCTGACGGCATCAAGAAATCGTTCGAGGCATACGCCATCTGGACGAAGACCGGCAACCGCGACCATACGATGAACGGGCCGTTCGCATATCTGAAGTGGGGAATGCGCATAGAGGCGCCGATATTGCTATTTTCAGCGATCGGGGCATTTGTCGCCCTTCTCAAAGGCAAGCATCGATTCGCCATGTTTGCGGCATTTTGGGCTTGGGGCCTGTTCGTCGCTTACACCATCATTCCGTATAAAACGCCGTGGCTCGCGATCAGTTTTCTGATGCCGATGTGTCTCGTCGCAGGCTACGCCATCGGCGAAATGCTGGATGCAAAGACACAGATACTGCGGCTGGCTGCCGTTGTTCTCGCCATCGCGGGAACCTCGCTGCTGACCTATCAGACGTATCAGCTCAATTTCCAATTCTATGACGACGACCGCATGCCGTACGTATATGCGCACACCAAACGCGGTTTCCTCGACATGGTTGACAACATCGAGAAATTTGCCGACAAGAGCGGCAAAGGCAAAGAGGCCGTCGTTGAGATAGTCTCGCCCGACTACTGGCCGCTGACCTGGTATATGCTCGAATATAAGGCGAATTTCCACGGCAGGCCGGTCGATGCCAACACCGCGGAAATGATAGTCGCCAAGAAGGACGCGCAGGACGCTCTGCTGCTCCAAAAATACGCCAATCATTACAAATGGCTCGACGTCTATCCGCTGCGGCCGGGCGTCAATCTTGTCCTGCTGGTCAGGAACGACATCGCACCGGCCGAGGCAAAGGACATTTCGAAACTTCCGGAATACAAGACAATTCCGGGCTATACGCAGTAGAGGAAACTGGAACTATGTTTAGAAAGTTCGCCGTTGTTCTGATGATGACCGCGTGCGCCGTTGTGTCGGCGCAGGCAAAGGATATGAGTGCGGAAATTGACGCCGCCGCACAAAAGATACTGCCAAAGGTGATCGAATGGCGGCGTCATCTGCACAAGTATCCTGAACTCGGCAACCGCGAGGTCAAGACAGCGAAATTCATCGAGACCGAGCTTCGCCGCCTCGGTATCGAGGTCAAAACGGGCATCGCGGTCACGGGGGTTGTCGGCATCATCCGCGGCGGACAGCCGGGACCTGTCATAGCTCTACGGGCGGACATGGACGGCCTGCCGGTCACAGAACGTGCCGATCTGCCGTACAGGTCGGTCGAAAAAGGCGTGTACAACGGCCAGACGGTCGGCGTGATGCATGCCTGCGGCCATGACACCCATGTGGCGATGCTGCTCGGAGCGGCAAACGTGCTCGTCGGCATGAAGGACAAGATCAAAGGTACTGTCATTCTCGTTTTTCAGCCCGCCGAAGAAGGCCCGCCGGCAGGCGAGGAAGGCGGAGCGTACCTGATGGTCAAAGAAGGCGTTCTGGAAAACCCGAAGGTGGAAGCGATATTTGGAATTCACATCAGTGCCGGTATGCCGATCGGCCGGATCGCGTACAAGTCAGGAGCCGCGATGGCATCGAGCGATTGGTTCACTATCAAGATCAAAGGCCAACAAACGCACGGAGCCTACCCCTGGATGGGCAATGATCCAATTGCCGTCGCTACGCAGATATACACGGGCCTACAAATGATCGTCTCACGGCGGACGAACCTTACCGCGTCGCCGGCGGTGATAACGGTCGGCCGCATCAGCGGCGGCGTCCGCGAGAATATCATCCCCGAAGAAGTAACGATGGCCGGCACCATCCGCGCGCTTGATCGCGACATACAGCGCGACATACATGAAAAGATGCGTCTTACCGTGGCCAAAATAGCCGAGAGCGTCGGCACGACCGCTGAGCTGACGATCTTCAATGCCGCTCCGATAACCTACAACGAGCCCGGACTTACACGCCGCATGGTGCCGTCCTTGGAAAAGGCCGCGGGCAAGGACCGCGTGTTCGAGGCCAACTGGGTAACAGGGGCTGAGGATTTTGCTTTCTTTCAGGAAAAAGTGCCCGGAATGTATTTCTGGGTCGGCGGCATGGCACCCGGAACCGATCCTGCGAAAACAGCCCATCACACGCCCGACTTCGTCGTTGACGACAGCCGCCTCGACGTCGGCGTAAAGGCTTTCTGCAACATAGTTTTCGACTATCCGGCAAAATAGCCGTCATTGGACGACAAAAAAAGAGGCTGCCTTTTCCGGCGGCCTCTTCGCATTTCTGCACTGCCTCTTTACTGTCTATGCGCCTCAACGAACCACAGCATTTTGTCCACTGTTCGTGAGACGCCCGTGAGGAGGTCTGCGGTATCTTTGTCGCCCAGTTCATCTGTTGCATCGATGTCGGCGCGCACCTTTTTGCCGAGGTCCGCCAACGCGGACGACAGTGCATCGACGTGATCGGCACCGTCAGTGATCTCAAGCGGATATTCGGCCAGCGACGAATTCTGCGCCGCTACGCGAACCGTGCCGCGGGCGGTACCGCCGAGCGTTGTTACACGTTCGGCGATATCGTCGATGTGCGGCTCCATCAATGCTGCTACCTGATCGAATAGCTCGTGCAGGGAAATGAAATTCATTCCCTTAACGTTCCAATGTGCCTGCTTTGCCTGCGATCTCAGGTCAAAGGCGTCCGCGAGGCGTTGATTCAATATCTCGACGACCTTTTCGCGGGTCTCCAGCGGAATGTCTATCTTTGTGGTATGCATAGCTGTCTCCGTATTTAGAATTATTCTAAATATAATCGTATAGAAAGTCAATGGCCGCACGTTGCCGAGCACGGATCTGCCCGATGCTACTCTCGTACCGGCGGGTTCCTGATGGTTTGCGGAGATTGTGTGACGTTGCGGCCGGAACCCCGAAACAGCGGAGTAAAGACCCAGCGGGAATGATTCTCGATACCGTAATACGTGATGATCGACTTTGACAGGCTCTGGCTGGCGACGCCGATGAACGGCGTGTTGTCGAAATCCATGTCAAAACTTGAGTCGCCTTCATTGTCGCTGTCCAGTTCCGTATTCAGAACACTTACGAACTGAACCGCGAATTTGTCGAAAAGCGGGCTCGGGTTTGCCGGCAGCAGGCCGCCGTTATAGTTCTGTACGCGGCGAGCAAAGCTGCCGATGGAATTGGGGTCAGGTTTTATCAGCCGCCAGCGGCCGTCTTCGCTCAGCGGATCGACGGCTGCCGAGGGGCGCAGGATCTGCCGCTTTTTCGTGCCGGCGGGCAAACCTTCCAGAAGCTCGTCCATCGAGGTCGGCAGCTTGCCGCCGCCATAGAATTCGACGTACTGACGGATCGCCTCAGCGACCTCTTCGCCGCGGCGGATGGCCTCAAGTTCCTTTTCTCGCTGGATCTCTGTGTAGACCGACGGAGCAACTGCGAGCAGCGCCACGGCAAAGACCGCCATGGTGCCCATCAGGGCGATCAGCGTCATTCCGAGTTCGCCATTACGGTTTCTTTTCAACGCCGTCCTCCAGATCGTCAACGTCCTCTTTCTTTTCAGGCGGCCGCTGCGGACGTGCGTTGGCCGGCTGATTAGGCGGGACATAGCGCGGAATGTTGTCGGGTATGCCCGGAATGTTGCCGCCCGGCATCGCGGGGTTGAACGTAGGATACGGGCTAGGGACGTTGCCGGCCGTGGTGGGCGGCGTTCGGTTCAGCGGAACGCGATGCTTGAAGCCCAGCTGCGTATCTTCGAATTCAACGTTCTCCGACGTGATGTTGATCAGACGGAACCTGCCGCCTACGATGTCATTCAAACGCTTGCCGTAAGGCTTGTCGTTGCCGGGTTCCGTGAAATATGCGGTGTCGTTGTTGGCACGCTTTCTCGCGATCATACCGATGTAGGTGACATTCGGTTTAGGCGGCGGCTGGACGCTGAAAATGACCTGATTTGAATAGGTCTTGCCGTCCGGCGTTTGAATGATGATCTGCTTCGGGCCTTCCTGAGCGATCAGGTTCGCCGGCACGTCCGTGAACATCCGCTGAGCGTTAACGAAAACGGTCGGCATGGGCGACTGGTTGAAATAGATGCGCGTATCCGGAGTGAACTTGTCGCCGTTGATCTCCAGGCGAAATCCTTTCGATCCGGCAAATACGGTCTGCGGATTGACGAAAGAGAGCAGTATGGGCGGCGTCGGCACGGGCGAAGGCGGCACGATCACCGGCGGCGAAGGCGAAGGCGGAACGAAAGGCGTCGGCGGAGGCGGCTCGTAGAACGCAAAGATATTGCGGCCCGCGTCAGGAGCATAGGACGCTCCCGGGCTGTAGTCTATCGGCGTCGTCTGATAAACAAAATCCTGTTCCTCACGCGATACCATCCTGTTATCCACTGTACGGTCGGCAGGCGATGCTGTCGGCCGCGGCGTCGGGGTCGTCGCGGTCGTAGCGGCCGTGCTCCCGCCGAACATACCGCGGCCGAAAGCCAAGTAGAGTGCGATGAGCGCGACCAGTCCCAACACCGCTGCCGCAATCAGCTTGTTTCTCTCTGCCGGGTCCTTGATGTTTATCGTCGCTGCCATCTTTACTGCTGCACCGGCGGGGCAGTTGCCATTGCCGGCCGGCGGAAATATGCCGCCAGTTCGATCCTGAGTGTAACTGTCTGTCCGTGCATTCTGCCCTGCTGCGAACGCGGCACGTCCGGCGCCGGCTGTACGGGAACCGCGGGATTCATGCCCGGCTGGAACATACGATTGTTAGCAGGCGGCACTGCGGGGTTGACGGGTTGAACCTCTTGAACGTTGGTCCTTGTTTCCTTAGGTTTGTCCGTAGAATCCGAAGGTGCAAGCTCGATCGAGCTGATAAGCAGAAATTCGCGGCCGGTCTCGATCTCGCGAATGAATCGACGCAGATTCTGATACGAACCTTCAAGAGTCGTCGTCACATACATTCCCGGATACAGGCTGCGAAAACGGGCACGGCCCTTTTCCTGTTCCGATTCCTGCTGCCGTTCCTGCTGCCCGATCGGTTCGAGCGGTGCGTAATCAGGTCCCGAAGTATTCACAAGGCCGTAGGCGCGTATCAACGCGTTCAGCCGCTGATATATCGCCGAGCGTCCGTTTACTGAAGCCGGCAGGAACCGCGTTTCAAAATCGTCCACGCTGGATATCAGCGTGTCCACCTGAGTCTGTGTGTCCGTTATCTCGCCGTATTTTGAACGAGCCGAAGCAAGTTCGGCCTCGAGCCGGTCGTTCTCGACCTTGTTCTTTGCAAGCTCGCGGTCGGAAGGCAGGGTAAAGAAAAGATACACCGCGATCGCAGCCACCAGCACCAAAAAAGATGCCGCAATGACGCCTATCTCTACCGGGCCCCACATTCCGCCGTAAACCTTACGAGGCCTGCGAAACGAAGGCGGCAAGGGCCGGGCTTCGACCGGGACCTCTACAGCCTCAACAACAGGCAAATTGTTTTCGTTCTCAGTCACTATTGCCCGTTCTCCCCTGAAACTGCAGGCCTTGCCTGCGCGACGTCCGGCGGATCGGCCGAGTATCCATAGCCCGGCGAATAAATGATCCTGAATGTGTATTCGGTAAAGGTGATGCGTTCGTTCGACTGCAGGTCCTGTCCGCGAAGCTCAGCATTGAACAAACCGGAGTTGTTCATGTTCTCGATCATCGACATCACCGCCGCGTAATCGCGGCTCTTGACAGAAAATTCCAGCTCGGCACGAGTTCGCTGGCCGTCCTGAAAAATGTTGACCACCGATATTCGCGACGCGCTGACGCTGTTCGGCAGCACGGCCTCAAGGTCCGCAAAAAGCCGCGACCAGCCGAAACGCTTGTTGGCGACGAGTTTGTGCGAAGCGACGAGCATCTGCCGCTGGTCGGGCGAGAGCATCTGCTGCACCTTTTCACCCTCGCCTTTCAGCCGTTGTATCTCTTCTTTGCGTTCCTCTATCGAACGTGTGAGCAGCTCGTTGCGTTTACGGTTCTCGTTGAGCCTGTACAGCGAAAAAACGCCCGTCAGGAGCCCTATCATGATGACGAGGCTCGCCAGCAGATACGGCAGCGTTCTGTTCCTGAAAGGGTATGTAGCTAGATTTAACTTTGTGATCACCGCTTTGCCCTGGACCGTCTGATTTCGCTCAGCGCGCAAAAAAATATCGTAGCACGAACGAAAAGCAAAGTCTTTCACGTCGCGGACGCTGTGCAGGTTGCAAAAATCAGGCGCGTCTGGGCGGCAGGTCGCGCTTCATTTCTTCGTCAGAGATGTCCCGGTAGGCGGCAACGCGGTTTCGGCCGCCGTGTTTTGCACGATAAAGTGCCGAATCCGCCATTTCCACAAGCTCTATGGGATCCGATGAGTCTTCGGGAAACGATGCGACGCCGATGCTGACCGTGATCTTGTGCGATTCGCGCTCTTTTCCCGTGCGGATCACGCTGAAAGGATATTCTTCTATCGACGTGCGTATCCGCTCAGCGGCAACAAGGCCCTGCGGCAGATCCGCATCGAGCAGAAATGCAGCGAATTCATCGCCGCCGAAACGCGCCGCAGCGTCGCCGGTGCGCAGATTCGTCATGATCGAAAAACCGATCTCTTCAATCGTCTTGCTGCCGGTCAGATGGCCGTAGGTGTCGTTTACGCTCTTAAAATTGTCGCCGTCCATCATCAGTACGCAGAACGGGCGGCCCTCGGCCTTTGCACGGCCGGCCTCGCGACGCAGTTCGGAAAAGAACGACCGGCTCGAGAGCAGGCCTGTCAGGTCATCGTGCGAGATCAGCCTGTGGATCTGCCGCTGATACTCTCTGTCGATCTCGTCGAGCAGGTCAAACCGCAATATCGTCTCGCCGACCGTGATCTTGTCGCCGTTCTCGAGCTTTTCGCGGCGGATGCGGCGGCCGTTCAGAAAAGTGCCGTTCCGCGAATCAAGGTCGTGGAGTATGTATTCCATAGCGACCCTTGAGTCGCTGGGTGTTGCCTCGATCCGAGCATGCTTTCGCGAAACAAGAAAATCATTGACGCGGACGTCCGCCTCGATCGCCCGCCCGAGGATCACCTCTTCACGTTCAAGCGGGATCGGCACGGCGATCAGCTCACCGCTTAAAAAAACAAGCGACGGCCGGATGTCTCTGCGGATTATCTCGGAATCTTTCATATGCCGCGGAATGGGCGGGAGAAGGCAGCAACCACTATTCTACAATATTTTTAACAGCGTTTTCCACACTTTTTTGCGCATCGCGATGCCGCACGGAAAAGGGGGCCCGTAGTGCCGTTTTCAACTTTCTGCGAAATGTATATAAAATTACTTGACAACAGCACACTCAAGTTTTATTATTCTCGTGGACTAATTTGTTAGTCTTTTTATTCTACATTGATGGAGGATAAAGCAATGAACATCATCAGACATGATCCATTTCGCGAACTTCGCAGCCTGCAGGACGAAATGAACAGGCTGTTTGCCGGGGTAGCTCCTGCGGCTGATCGCGAAGAAATGTTCGGCGGCAACTGGGCGCCGAAGGTCGATATTTGGGAAGACAAGGACCATCTGGTCCTCGAGGCAGAACTTCCGGGCATGACCCGCGACGATTTCGAGCTGTCATTCGAGAACAATGTGCTGACGCTTAAGGGCGAGCGCAAGTTCGAGAAGAAAACGGAAGAGGGCAACTACTACCGCGTTGAAAGGTCCTATGGATCCTTCACAAGGTCGTTCACTCTGCCGCAGACGGTGACGCCGGACGGCGCGGCTGCCGAGTTCAACAACGGCGTGCTGCACGTTACTCTTCCGAAACGTGAGGAGACAAAAGCACGTAAGATCGAGGTCATTGGCGGCGACGCCGAACCGAAGACCATCGAGGCCAAGACGGCCGGTGCCTAAGGTCAGAACCGCCCGCGTAAGCGGGCGTGAAACACCCCAAAGAGTCGGAACCGCCATTGCTAAGAAAACGGCCCGCGAGCCGCAGCAGGCGGTTCCGCTTTTTTGGAGTAAAATAGAGTTATGAGATTCGACAGATTCACCATTCGCGGCCAGGAGGCCGTTCAGGAAGCTATAGGCGTCGCTGAAAAGAATCAAAATCAGCAGGTCGAGCCCGAGCATATTCTCAGCTCGCTTTTGGAGCAAAAGGAGGGCGTCGTGCGCCCGATACTGGGAAAGATCGGCGTCAATTTAGCGCAGATAGAGAACGAGCTCACTGCGGCGGTCGAGAAGTTTCCTAAGGTTTCCGGCGGACAGCAGTATTTCAGTTCGCGGACGAACACCATCTTTCAGGACGTGCAGAAGATCGCCGAGGCGATGCAGGACGAATACATCTCGACCGAGCATCTGCTGCTGGCGATCGCCGCTGAGAAGCAGGGTGACGCGGGCCGAATACTGCGTTCGAATGGTGTTTCCGGCGAGGATCTCGAAAAAGTAGTGACCGAGATGCGCGGCGGTTCGCGCATCACGGAGCAGAACGCAGAGGAAAATTTTCAAGCATTAGAAAAGTATGCTCAGGATCTGACCGAGCGGGCACGCAAAGGCAAGCTGGATCCCGTGATCGGCCGCGACGACGAGATACGCCGTACGATACAGATCCTTTCCCGACGCACTAAAAATAATCCCGTCTTGATCGGCGAGCCCGGCGTCGGCAAGACCGCAATTGTCGAAGGGTTGGCACAGCGGATCGTTTCGGGCGACGTGCCAGAGACGCTGAAAAACAAGCGGCTTGTTTCGCTCGACCTTGGCTCGATGCTCGCGGGTGCAAAGTACCGCGGCGAGTTTGAGGACCGATTGAAAGCTGTACTGAAAGAGATCGAAAAGGCCGAGGGCCAGATCATTCTGTTCATCGACGAGCTGCACACGCTCGTCGGGGCCGGTGCTTCGGAAGGCGCGATCGACGCTTCAAATATGCTCAAGCCGGCACTTGCACGCGGCACACTGCGTGCGGTCGGTGCGACGACGCTGAACGAATATCAGAAATATATCGAGAAAGACAAAGCCCTCGAACGCCGCTTTCAACAGGTTTACATCGGCGAGCCG
This sequence is a window from Acidobacteriota bacterium. Protein-coding genes within it:
- the ychF gene encoding redox-regulated ATPase YchF encodes the protein MMLQAGIVGLPNVGKSTLFNALTAQEAALAANYPFATIEPNVGVVAVPDERLGVLEKLVGAQKVVPATVEFLDIAGLVRGASKGEGLGNQFLANIRETHAVVQVVRCFEDENIVHVEGSVDPIRDIETIQIELALADLASAEKRRDKAMRAAKTGDKDAKRELEILDKIQPILEEGRPARAANLDDDEREIIKKWFFLTTKPTIYAANVDEVSLADPDSNPHVARVKEFAANENSDVVVICAKLEAELVALDPADRADYLKDLGLTGSGVDALIKAAYHMLGLMSFLTAGEKEVRAWTIPIGTKAPQAAGEIHTDIERGFIRAEIVSFEDLVACGSRKAAADKGLARLEGKEYIMQEGDVVDFRFNV
- a CDS encoding amidohydrolase, producing the protein MFRKFAVVLMMTACAVVSAQAKDMSAEIDAAAQKILPKVIEWRRHLHKYPELGNREVKTAKFIETELRRLGIEVKTGIAVTGVVGIIRGGQPGPVIALRADMDGLPVTERADLPYRSVEKGVYNGQTVGVMHACGHDTHVAMLLGAANVLVGMKDKIKGTVILVFQPAEEGPPAGEEGGAYLMVKEGVLENPKVEAIFGIHISAGMPIGRIAYKSGAAMASSDWFTIKIKGQQTHGAYPWMGNDPIAVATQIYTGLQMIVSRRTNLTASPAVITVGRISGGVRENIIPEEVTMAGTIRALDRDIQRDIHEKMRLTVAKIAESVGTTAELTIFNAAPITYNEPGLTRRMVPSLEKAAGKDRVFEANWVTGAEDFAFFQEKVPGMYFWVGGMAPGTDPAKTAHHTPDFVVDDSRLDVGVKAFCNIVFDYPAK
- a CDS encoding glycosyltransferase family 39 protein encodes the protein MAKKKKTQKAQPQQQQKATAVEKSSGGAALALPSFKIDDKTWMISAVVITAISALLRFVMLAIKPLHHDEGVNGFFLTNLVRDGAYRYDPSNYHGPTLYYLSLPFVKLFGLETVPIRVSVAIFGVLCVVLVFYLRRYLGDLGTLFAALFMALSPGLVYISRYFIHEIFFIFLAMGIAVAIVLYIEGKKAGPGAVAWMALILFTCFVPSAMAVSSYIDKDNTGLLWAVRIGLLVVNALLSYFIVRSLLNWDEGRPMYLILASACVSLMFATKETAFITLGTMAIACVSVYIWRLIRFSKAFETNITTIIIVGCAILAAGGVYYSSYISDALKWMGDVFMPADVSKQDNFSYFTILFLIFASIAAWAMFLNESRKTNHTELTEPADMTLGGFRSALGSGTTMYLALIAAAVLFAYIWILFFSSFFTFADGIKKSFEAYAIWTKTGNRDHTMNGPFAYLKWGMRIEAPILLFSAIGAFVALLKGKHRFAMFAAFWAWGLFVAYTIIPYKTPWLAISFLMPMCLVAGYAIGEMLDAKTQILRLAAVVLAIAGTSLLTYQTYQLNFQFYDDDRMPYVYAHTKRGFLDMVDNIEKFADKSGKGKEAVVEIVSPDYWPLTWYMLEYKANFHGRPVDANTAEMIVAKKDAQDALLLQKYANHYKWLDVYPLRPGVNLVLLVRNDIAPAEAKDISKLPEYKTIPGYTQ
- a CDS encoding type II secretion system protein, encoding MKRNRNGELGMTLIALMGTMAVFAVALLAVAPSVYTEIQREKELEAIRRGEEVAEAIRQYVEFYGGGKLPTSMDELLEGLPAGTKKRQILRPSAAVDPLSEDGRWRLIKPDPNSIGSFARRVQNYNGGLLPANPSPLFDKFAVQFVSVLNTELDSDNEGDSSFDMDFDNTPFIGVASQSLSKSIITYYGIENHSRWVFTPLFRGSGRNVTQSPQTIRNPPVRE
- the dps gene encoding DNA starvation/stationary phase protection protein Dps, which produces MHTTKIDIPLETREKVVEILNQRLADAFDLRSQAKQAHWNVKGMNFISLHELFDQVAALMEPHIDDIAERVTTLGGTARGTVRVAAQNSSLAEYPLEITDGADHVDALSSALADLGKKVRADIDATDELGDKDTADLLTGVSRTVDKMLWFVEAHRQ